In the genome of Buteo buteo chromosome 14, bButBut1.hap1.1, whole genome shotgun sequence, the window AGTCATAGAGCAACAAAACCCTTTGCCGCTTCGTTCCactcttttgttttccagggTTTTTGGTCAGCCCAGGCTTGTGGAGCTTGACAGGTTAACCCACACTTCCTTGGTTGCGGCAGAAATGATTAAACAGGGGGGGATTGTTTAGGCCGTGAAGCAGAAGGAATTCCTTTGTTTTTGTAGATCACTCCAAGGCAGCCGAGCCTGCCGGGATGCCCAGGAAGAAAGAGGCAGGGGCTGAGCGCCGAGACGGGTTTCCAGGGAGGGAGGTCGTGCCACCCCTCCGCAGGCTCGGAGACGAGAGGTGGGGGGACACGTTGCATCTCAGCTTCACGGCTGGAGAGAAGTCGGCCGGACCTTCTGGAGACCATGCCCGGATAGCAACCGGGGCCAAGGAGAGAGGGGGACTTTCAATAGCCAGGGCTTGGTGTCCCTAAGATCTCCTGGAAAAGGGGAAGCAACATAGGACCTCTTCTTCAAGCCTGCCTTGCTTCCACCGCCCCGTGCGCGCATTGAGCCGCGCATCCTCCCTCGAGGTACGCGCGATCCTAAGGCTGGATCTCTATGGGAGTCTTACCTTCTCCCGCAGCCCCAAAACGTAACGCCTTCTAGGTTATCTCCATCCACAGAGATCACTGGAGCGAATCCCAGACACCTGGCGAGAGGAGGAAAGCCTTAGCCTGTTGCGCTGGGGACAGTGACACCTTGGGACATACGCAACCTGACTGTGGTGGAGGTGACGGTGGAAAGGGCCAGAGCAGTAAGTGCCTGAGCTCAGCTGGAGgagtgaagaggaggaggaaggagatcCTGGGGGTTTGTCACCCCGTGAAAGGCAGTAACcacctggggagaggggaaaagccCCCGCAGACTTTATTTCTAAGAGCTGGATCAGAATCAGGGGGAAAAGTAAATTTAAGGCTAAAAAAAGGGAGCCAGGAGTGATTTGCTGGCCATCACTGACTCGGTTGCTGTCAGCATCAGGCTGGTGGTCCAGGAGTGTTTTCGCTCCTTGGGAGTGACACATCACCCAGGCGTtcgggtttggggggggggagtcttgctttttcctttgcctgACACCCACCTCTCGGGGCAGCTTTGATTTCTGTGTCGGGAAGGAGCTTGGCAGCAGAGATCAGACCTCTGGACACCGCAAAAACACCTCCTTCTTAGCAGGCTCTGAGTCTCCGCAACAACACCAAGTGCAAGAGAGCTggtaaattattaaaacaacCTTGCAACAGCTCCGAAGAAACCACCAGCGCCTCAGATTCAAAGGAAAGGCTGTGGTGTGAGAATCCCCATTAGTAACAATACGCACAGTTTGCAAGAACATATGTCCCTGCATGGAGCAGTCAACCAATCTGGGCTGTTTAACCACAATATTTCAAAGAAGTGCTTTTAATGCAGCTGATCCGTATGTTTATTTTTGAGCTGTAAAACGGGATTCTTCACTAGCCTTTCAGAACATTTCTGTAATGGACTCTATCCAAACTATCGGGAAGAAGGCTTTGCTCCAGCGGAGCGGCTGATAcggtttttgggtttttttttttaatcaaagtcaCGACTGTGGAAAAAGAATAACGCAGGCAGACAGAAAGTACATTTgccctctaaaaaaaaaaaaaaaagacaagagaagCAAGACCACACTGGGACCCTCTTAAAAATGGGTTTGGATTGAAAGTGTGAGAGACGGGGACAGGGTGGGTGGGAAAGGGGCAGAATTTCTGAGCCTCTTCTGATGCACATACTTGAGCACCCATTGAAAATACAGCCCTTTGCATCCTTGCCTCCTGCAAAGCGCGTGGGAGGTGAACGCAGGTCCCGCTTTATCGATTGATTGATTTTTTATAAAGAATAAGAGCTCCTCGAGGAATAGCCATGcctttgcggggggggggggggggggagtaaggTCTGGTCTCCTTCCCTGCTCGATCTAatcctaattaaaaataaattacatgctGGATGGAACTTGAAATGGCAAAGATAATCCTGTTACGCACGAGGGGGGCCGCCCCGCTGCCCGCTGCCCGCTCCCGCTCGGCGGGCCCCGTTCCCAGCCGGGCAGCCCCGTTCCCCGGACCCCAGACCCCGGTTCCCCGAAGCCCCGGACCCCCGGACCCCGGCGGTTCCCCCGCCCCTCCAGCCGGCCGTCTGCGGAGCTCCCGCgggcaggagaaaagaaactccGCGGAGCCTTTTCGTATGGAAACCAGGCGTTTGGGGAAGCTTTTGTTGGCGGCgagagcgtgtgtgtgtgtgtgtcccccccccaaaaaaaaaccctccccgCGTCCCTGCAGTCAGCGCTGAAGCGCGATTTAAATCCCATTTCCATAAGCCGGCGCtgcgggcagccccccccccccccccgccccccgctcGCGTGCCGCTCCGCGCAGCCCCCCCGCGCAACGACCCGCGCAGCGACCCGCGGAAAGGGGCGGCCCCGCGcggagcccggggggggggttatccgaggggggggggggatttgggggggaccCCCCCATTCGTTTTGTCGCCCTTCTTCCGTTAGAACGCATCTCTTTGAGGGGTCCTGATAcgtggggagagggaaggaaggagggaaggaaggaaggaaggaaggaaggaaggaaggagaagagggaagagggaagaagggaaagggggaaggaaaagagggaaggaggcaaggaagaaggaaagggaagaggaaagaagggaaaggaagaaggaaaagagggaaggaggcaaggaagaaggagaagggagggaagacagaaaagagggaaggaaggaggcaaggaagaagggaagggaagagggaagaagggaaagggggaaggaaaagagggaaggaagagggcaggaggcaaggaagaaggagaaggaagggaagagggaagaaggggaagggggaaggaaaagagggaaggaggcaaggaagaaggaaaaggaagagagaagaagggaaaggaggaaggaaaagagggcaggagtcaaggaagaaggaaagggaagggaagagggaagaaggggaaggaggaaggaaaagagggcaggaggcaaggaagaaggaaagggaagggaagaaggggaagggggaaggaaaagagggaaggaagagggcaggaggcaaggaagaaggagaaggaagggaagagggaaaagagggaaaggaggaaggaaaagagggaaggaagagggcaggagtcaaggaagaaggaaagggaagagggaagaaggggaaggaggaaggaaaagaggagggaaggaagggcaTGCCGCTTCCCAGAGAGCCAGATAGCCCCGAGGACCCGCAGCTTCCCTcgctgcgggccggggccggctgcGGCGGGCTCGGAGCGAGGCCTCGGTGCCTTGCGGGGCAGATGGTTTCGTTCCCCCCGGTTCGTGCCAGGTTTCAGCCTCATGctgttattttgttcttctggaACGAGACTGGTGTTGCTTCCCAGAGAGGCCCTAttaggacaaaaagaaaatcctgtgaATAGGCGTAACAGGGCACCAGGAGGGATAGgtcttaaatgtattttaatatgagCGGGGCATTGTGTGTAATTCAGCGCTCATCATCGTTTAGTCAAAGAGTTATGGCAGTGATTGGGAATGAATAGACGGACATAATGGATACATGTGGCGTTTGCTCATTATATTCAACTTAGTCCAACTCCTCTGTGGAAACTGTTCAACTTTCTCTCCCTTTAGCCTGTCATAGCGAAATAATACAGACATTGGTTCCTCGAATGGGATAGCCTGCCATGCTATTATATTTCTACAGCTAACGAGGGCTTCATAAGCCTTTGATACAGCCTGATCTTTGAAACCTTTCCAAATCTCCTCAAGCTTATGCTAAATCCTatttggaactttttttttttttcccccctttcttttttttttttttttttttttgtcgtcGCCTGCTAGTGCCCCCAGGCTTAAGAAACCCGGGCGGTGACATGCATACTAAAGCATGCGGGGACACCTCCTGAAAGGCGACTTACGGCGCTGATCACAGGCTCTCACGCGAGTAACACACCACTCCGGGCGGCCGGCTGAATGCcgacaaccccccccccgcttccccggGCCCCCCGCACCCCGTTAATCCGCCCCGCGCCCGCGCACCCACCCGCGGCACGCCACGATACGCCACGCCACGCCACGGCACCTGTCCGACCTGGGGCACGATTAGCAAAATTAAACGCCCGGCCGCTCGTTTTAAGTCCGAGGTCCCCCGCGCCGGCTccggggagagagagagaaaaaaagacggggagggaaaagaaagaaagacacacacacacacaccccaaaagccaaaaaaataaaatacaaaaagaaaaaaaaaaaaaaaagaaataaaaaaaataaaatacaaaaaaaaccccacaaaaataaaatacaaaaaaaacccaaaaaataaaaaaaaaaaaaacaaaaaaatacaaaaaaataaaatacaaaaaaaacaaaaaaatacaagaaaagaaaatacaaaaaatacaaaaaaaaccaaaaaaatacaaaaaaatacaaaaaaaatacaaaataaaatacaaaaaaaaaaccaaaaaatacaaaaaaaaaagaaaaaagaaaatacaaaaaaaaaaaggaaaaaaagagaaagaaataaaaggggggggaaggaataGAGCcgggaaaaaaaaggaaaaaaaaaaaaaaacacaaaaaccccaaagcccgGAGAGTGACCGAAAACAAAAGCCCCCGCTCCCGCTCGCCGCCGGAGCCGCCCCGCTccggggagcgccgggggggggggggccggacCCACACGGCCGGGGCGGGGTCCGCCCGCGCCCTTCCGCTTCCCATTGGCTGCGGCGGTGGCTCATTTGCATCGCGCCGTCTATGAaaggcggcgcggcggggcggagggggcgcAGACGGCGGccgagcggggctgggggcggaCGGCGGCGGAGCGCGGTCTCGCCCGGTCACCCCGGAGCTCCGCCGTCGGGCTGAGCTCCGCatccacacccccccccgcatcCACGCACACCCCCCCCGGCAAGGGCCATGGGCCCCCTGCGGCTGCTGGCCGCGGCCAGCCTGCTGTCCCTGTCCCGCTGTAAGACGGTGAGGTACCGCACCGACGAGGAGGGTCCGCCGGGCACGGTGATCGGTACGTTGGCCGAGGAGATGCCGGTGAAGGCGCCGGGGGAGATGAGCTTCCGCCTGATGCGGCAGTTCAGCAACAGCTCGCTGGTGCGGGTGCGGGAGGAGGACGGGCAGCTGAGCGTGGGCGAAGCGGGGCTGGACCGGGAGCGGTTGTGCGGGCAGGCCCCGCAGTGCGTGCTGGCCTTCGACGTGGTGAGCTGCTGGCGGGAGCGCTACCGCCTGGTCCACGTGGAGCTGGAGGTGCGCGACATCAACGACAacgccccccgcttcccccgcGCCCAGATGACGCTGGAGGTGTCGGAGAGCGCCGCCCCCGGCACCCGCCTGCCGCTGGAGGTGGCCGTGGACGAGGACGTGGGCTCCAACTCCATCCAGAGCTTCCAGGTCTCCCTCAACAGCCACTTCGGGGTGGAGGCGCAGACGCGGGCCGACGGGGCGCGCTGCGCCGACCTGGTGCTGCTCCAGGAGCTGGACCGCGAGCGCCAGCCCTCCTACACGCTGGAGCTGGTGGCCAAGGACGGCGGCAGCCCGGCGCGCTCGGGCACGGCCACCGTGCGGGTCCGCGTCCTCGACGCCAACGACAACAGCCCCGCCTTCGCCCGGGGCTCGGTCACGGTGGAGCTGCCTGAGGACGCGCCGCCCGGCTCCCTGCTGCTCGACCTGGACGCCGCCGACCCCGACGAGGGCCCCAACGGCGAGGTGGTCTACGCCTTCGGCAGCCAAGTGCCCCCCGAGGCGCGGCGGCTCTTCCGCCTCGACCCGCGCTCGGGCCGCCTCACGCTGGAGGCCGCCGTCGACTACGAGCGCACCCGCACCTACGAGCTGGACGTGCGCGCCCAGGACCGGGGCGCCAGCCCCCGCGCCGCCACCTGCACCGTCGTCGTGCGCCTCACCGACGTCAACGACAACGCGCCCCGCATCAGCATCAGCGCCCTCCGCGGCGCCGCCAGCGCCGCCGGCGTGGCCTACGTCAGCGAGGCGGCGGCCAGCGAGAGCTTCGTGGCCCTCGTCAGCGCCTCGGACCGCGACTCGGGCGCCAACGGGCAGGTGCGCTGCAGCCTCCGCGGCCACGACCACTTCGCCCTGCAGCGCGCCTACGAGGACAGCTACATGATCGTCACCACGGCGGCGCTGGACCGCGAGCGCATCCCCGAGTACAACCTCACCGTGGTGGCCGAGGACCTGGGCTCGCCACCCTTCAAGACCGTCCGCCAGTACACGGTGCGGGTGAGCGACGAGAACGACAACGCCCCGCTCTTTGCCAAGCCCCTCTACGAGGTGGCCGTGCCAGAGAACAACCCGCCGGGCGCCTACATCACCACCGTGGTGGCCCGCGACCCCGATCTCGGCCACAACGGTAAGGTCACCTACCGGCTCCTGGAGACACAGGTCATGGGGGCCCCCATCTCCACCTACGTCTCGGTGGACCCCGCCACCGGGGCCATCTACGCCCTCAGGACGTTCAACTATGAGATCCTCAAGCAGCTGGACCTGCGGATCCAGGCCACCGACGGCGGCTCCCCGCAGCtctccagcagcaccctggTCAAAGTGAGGATGGTGGACCAGAACGACAACCCTCCCGTCATCATCCACCCCGTGCTCACCAACGGGACGGTGGAAATCGGCGTGTCCAGCAAGACCTCCCGTGACTCCCTGGTGGCCCAGATCAAAGCTCGGGACGCGGATGATGGGGCCAATGCCGAGCTCACCTTTGCCTTCCTGGAAGAGCCCCGGCAGGACCTTTTCGCCATCAACCCGAGTACCGGGGACATCGTGCTGAGGGGCGACCTCTCTGAAGAGCTGGGACAGCTGTTCAAGGTCATCCTCACCGTGACGGACAACGGCAGACCCCCCCTGGCCACGACCGCCACGGTCAACTTCTTGGTGACTGCCACTGCTCCTTCCAGCATGCAGGAGATGGCCAAGCCCAGCTCCTGGGAAGGAAAGGCTTTGCAGTGGGACATCCCTCTGATCGTGATCATCGTCCTGGCGGGCAGCTGCACCCTCCTCCTGGTGGCTATAATCACCATCGCCACCACCTGCAACAGGCGCAAGAAGGGGAACGAGATCAAAAACAACGCTTCCTTGAAGGACCAGATAGACATCTCCCACCTGGAGAAGGGCCGGCCCGAGGAGGGCAGCCAGAGGGGGAATGTCTTCGAGGTGCGAACCTTTCCCAGCAAAACCTCTTTCACCAGCCCCGACCCTTCTCCAGCTGCCGAAGAGCTCTCCACCGCCGAGAGCGGCAGCGACAGCGCTTGCCTCTACGAGGGTCAGAAGAGGCTGAGAGGACCGAGCGGGGAGGTAAGGTCCCACCGTGGCGAAGGGGGGcagaggttgggggggggggggggatgtctcGGGGGATGTGAATCGCCGCGCTGCAGTTCTGACGTTGATTTACCCTTCGCCGCTTCCCTCTCTCCCGTCTCCTTTgatccccccccaccccaccccagcaggGTTTCGCCGCCGCTCCGAGCTACGGCAAAGAGCCTGCACCCCCCGTGGCCATTTGGAAAGGACACTCCTTCAACACCATCTCCGGCCGAGAGGCAGAGAAGTTCAGCGGCAAAGACAGCGGCAAAGGCGACAGCGATTTTAACGACAGCGACTCGGATATCAGCGGAGATGCCCTGAAGAAAGATCTCATCACGCACATGCAGAACGGTAAGGGCTCGGCCCCCTGCTCCCGGCCGGCCCCGCAGACGGACGGATGGACGGACGGGCGGACGGGGAGGTGGACGGAGGGACCCGTCCCCGGGGCACGGGGGGTAAGGTCGGGCAGCTGGAGGTGGAAACCTGACGCTGCGTGGCTCAAACCTCCCGGCTCTTCGTCTCTTTGCAGCAGGCTGCTAGATGCTGGCTGCTTTCGGCGCTGAGCGCCCAGCACGAATTAGCAGATGCTGGAAGTACTgtagtgttgggttttttttttttcccctccccaaaaagctTCCCTTAAAGTTAGGATTGTGGGGAGCGTCCCTAGCAAAATGACATAACCTTCCCAAGCGTGTTTTGTCGTTGTGCCGTAGAGCATCGCCCCCCCGGCTCCCGCCGTCAGTGCACTGAATCATCCCGTGACTGATAACTCTGAGGATTACGAATGATGTGGATTGATTCCTGCAGTAACGACaggtttctcctcctctctccctctctgtctcTAGGTCTGTGGGCATGCACGGCCGAGTGCAAGATCCTGGGCCACTCGGACCGCTGCTGGAGCCCCTCCTGCGGCCGAGCCAACCCTCAcccttctccccatccttcAGCACCCCTCTCCACCTTCTGCAAGAGCACGTCCTTGCCCCGCGATCCCCTTCGCAGGGACAACTTTTATCAAGCCCAGCTGCCCAAAACAGTGGGGCTTCAGAGCGTCTACGAGAAAGTGCTGCACAGGGACTTTGACCGGACGATCACGCTCCTctccccgccgcgccccgcacGGCTCCCCGACCTTCAGGAGATCGGGGTGCCCCTCTACCCAGCCCCCTCGACTAGATACCTGGGCCCCCAGACTGACGCGGCTGAGAAAGTGTAGCCCAACACGCTCCCCACCCGAGTACACGCGTCCCTGCGCGCACACGACTAGGTCACTCCCGAGAGCCTTTAAGTTATTGACCAGATCCGGTGTTGTACGTGTAAATATGCAAGATGTGCCTTAAAAATGAAGTCGTTGGGAAAGATTTCCAATCACGTCAGTACTGTTTGATAtttgcaaacaacaaaaaaaaattgtttgtagTTAACGTAATTTTTATGAAATGTgcagtatttaaatttttttttcatgttttctacatcaggggtttttcttttgcttttcgTTCACCCATGGCCTGCCATTTTTTGTAGTGTTTTTAACCTGTACATTGTGTAATGTAATGTTTGTACATAATGAAAATtggttatatttttatataataaaagcttaaaaaatggGAATTCTTGCCAAAGGAACTGTCTCAAAgacacaataataataattaataataatatccTGAATATGTAGAACCTTGTAAGGGAAATTCCTCTTTCACAGTGTAATAATAACCTAAGCAACCCAGTGTACAACTTTGCCTTGCCAAATGTGACTTGTATTTCTTGAGTCTGTGGTCAACTTAAGTGTTATTTAATTGCCTTTGGTTCCTGTAATCTGTGTCACTGATAAACACTAATAAAGGTTTTGTGATGTGTCGGAGGGATCTGTTCATGGATTTCATGCTTCAGAGTGTAGAGGTCTTTACAGGTcaacaaaagtattttctgcagagaaatgcagcaGGGAGGAGCGTGAACGATGCTACCGTTCGTCTCGCCCACCCGTCGTCTCCGGCAATACCTCACTGGAGGTTTAGCTCTAGAGATTTTAAGGATGGCTtgcagggtgggagggagggctgggtgACGGAGCTGGCCTTTGCTTTTCGCTACCTGGTCTGAGCTCTTCCAGCCTGACCCTTCGCTGGTGGGAAACGGTGTGATTTTAGTGAAGCAAGTGGAGCTATGCCCGTCGACTGAAGTGTTCGTGCTGTGCAAATACCTTTGCGTCCGGAGCCACGTGAGcactttgctttctgatttGGCTGGGACGTTGACTTGAGTCAAGCTGCATAGGTATGTGCTTATATGTTTATCCCTTGTTAAGGCAGCCTTACAAAAGGACAGTAACTTGCATTTATGGACATTTATTTATACATCAAGAGAGAGAGGCTTATGTTTCTGCACAAACCAGAAAGAATAGATGTTGATTATGTTGAGTTTGTCTGTGACACATATTCTGTCTCCTCCCAGGAATGacagtcctgaaaaaaaaatcatacagagCTTTGAAATTCCCTCCCCTCAAGGTTTCAAGCTAAAAGCAGTTCTCAAATCCTTCCGCTGAAATCAGGTATAGAATAGCATTTaatgaaacaaactgaaatgtgaGCGTTTCTTCCTGTGTTCAAAAAAATGCTTACACCAGAGATAACACTTCTTCTGGAGTTTTAATACTAGATTGAACTTTTCCAAAAGGAAGAGCTGCTCCTCACTTGGAGTATACAATTTCACAATTTGTACAAATCAATAATCCAGAGATATGTACGTGGCAAAGCTTTTGGTTTTTGCCGTGAATTCTTCAATTATATGTCTAATTAGTATGGTACCCGTATATAGAAGATGactcacaaagaaaataaaaagccttctTAGATGTAAACGAGGCCCTATTAGACTTTGCATCTCAAAATGTAAGTAGAAAACAGTATCCCACTTGCATGTCCCTCAACCAACAGAAATTCCCTTTCTCCCCCAACTTCCAGCTTTCCCAAGCCCACGTAGCAAGAGTGGCAGAGCCTGACCAAGTTTTTATGCACACACGGTCTGAGTTTTAACAGGGCCTTCGTAAAAGTCGCTGCGTGAAGATTTGTGGTGGGCAGAGAGCTTCCAGAGGCTGAAGGGAATTGAAATCAGGCTGACGCAAGACTCAGCTGGGAAGCAATGTCTGTGTAAGAGCTTTTACGGGCAGGGAAATAGGTGAGCGTTTCTGGCGATTCGTCTAAACCCGGTAGTAAAAACCATGATGCGTCTAATGAACTAAGAGGGTCGCCTTGGTTAAATTTAGAGCTGAAGCTGGGGCTGAGGGCTGGGAGCCTCCCTGCTGGCTAATCATCAGTGATGCAGAGCAGCAAGCCTGCATGTGAAGTAATTAGTCATAACTCCGaatgcagggagggaagggctcTACGTCACACGAGCAGGGCAGTCCGATCGGCTGGTTCTTCCTCGGCTAGTTCAAAAGCCGGGGTTCCACGCTGCGACCCCTCCACAGCAGGTCCCCAGGCTCTCCTGGGGGAGGCTGGCAGGGGGTCACCGCAGCCGACCGTCGGTTCATCGCCTTGGGTTGAGGTGCCCAATTCCCGCTGTTGCCTGCAACAGAACCTCTGTCCTTCTTCATCGATGCTCCTCGCTGCCCAGCCAGGAGTTTAGGCCACCCCAGTGTGAGGCAGTCTTGAAATGAGGGGGAAATAAAGTCACCCGTTCCCGTTCCCAAAGCAGCTTTCAGCAGCAAGCAGCTACAGTCTCGCTGGGGTCAGGGATCTGTCTGTTCTGGGGTCCGACGTGCTGCCAGTAAAATGTGGGAATTCATCCACTCAGCATTTAAATCTCAGCCCGTCGCTCTGGTTAgtggaaagacatggacctctTCTGAGAGCTTCTGACCTTGGCTTGGGGACAGGCAACGGGGACAGCTCGGGTGCGGCACTGAAGATCCTGATCTCCCCTTTGCCTCTAAGGGCAGCAGCCCAGACTCCTTTAACTTTTAGGTGCCAAAAATTACGTGAGGGAAATCCCCGAGCTCCATCAGACAAGAGCGCACATCGGCCAAAGTGCAGATGAGTTGAGAAAGGGGAGCCCAACGCTTATCTCCTGGGCAGGGACCCTCGAATCTAACGTTTGCTCCATCGCTGCTATTTCACGGTGTACgtcctggtttttttcttttagtttttgaTTAACATAACTGAGATTTTTTGCTAACatacttcagaaattaatacGGGCCTATCAATTAAATTCCATTTATTCACCAAGCTTGGTGAGGCATCAGCCCTGTGTCACGCACAGCAGACGAGACTAGCAGCATCAGTAGCATTAAGCCAGGTCTCTGGAGACCAGCAGACTCACAACCAGGTGCCAGCATCCGATTTCTTTGGCATCAAGGGAGGGGAccaaaaaagcacaaacccaGAAGTGGGTAATGCCCACAGACTTTTCCAGGTGTACCTGCACAGCCATTAAGACATAGCTGCGCTACCCAGGATGCACAAAAGCGATGCTACAGCAGCACAACCGTGAAATGCCTCGTCTCCTGAGTGCCTCAGAAATGTTCTGGGACTGCAGGCTTGCAGCTGCCACTCTGGAGACCTTGGGCAGACAtccaaatctgttttaattgtcaataaattaaattaattttccaaaagtctaggctgttttgcctgtgacggtaattggtaagtgatgtCTCTGTATctatcttgacccatgagcttatgcatctgattttctccccatgtcctgttgaggagggagagtgagcgagcagctaGATGGGGGTCTGGCTGCCcaccaaggtcaa includes:
- the PCDH8 gene encoding protocadherin-8, whose translation is MGPLRLLAAASLLSLSRCKTVRYRTDEEGPPGTVIGTLAEEMPVKAPGEMSFRLMRQFSNSSLVRVREEDGQLSVGEAGLDRERLCGQAPQCVLAFDVVSCWRERYRLVHVELEVRDINDNAPRFPRAQMTLEVSESAAPGTRLPLEVAVDEDVGSNSIQSFQVSLNSHFGVEAQTRADGARCADLVLLQELDRERQPSYTLELVAKDGGSPARSGTATVRVRVLDANDNSPAFARGSVTVELPEDAPPGSLLLDLDAADPDEGPNGEVVYAFGSQVPPEARRLFRLDPRSGRLTLEAAVDYERTRTYELDVRAQDRGASPRAATCTVVVRLTDVNDNAPRISISALRGAASAAGVAYVSEAAASESFVALVSASDRDSGANGQVRCSLRGHDHFALQRAYEDSYMIVTTAALDRERIPEYNLTVVAEDLGSPPFKTVRQYTVRVSDENDNAPLFAKPLYEVAVPENNPPGAYITTVVARDPDLGHNGKVTYRLLETQVMGAPISTYVSVDPATGAIYALRTFNYEILKQLDLRIQATDGGSPQLSSSTLVKVRMVDQNDNPPVIIHPVLTNGTVEIGVSSKTSRDSLVAQIKARDADDGANAELTFAFLEEPRQDLFAINPSTGDIVLRGDLSEELGQLFKVILTVTDNGRPPLATTATVNFLVTATAPSSMQEMAKPSSWEGKALQWDIPLIVIIVLAGSCTLLLVAIITIATTCNRRKKGNEIKNNASLKDQIDISHLEKGRPEEGSQRGNVFEVRTFPSKTSFTSPDPSPAAEELSTAESGSDSACLYEGQKRLRGPSGEQGFAAAPSYGKEPAPPVAIWKGHSFNTISGREAEKFSGKDSGKGDSDFNDSDSDISGDALKKDLITHMQNGLWACTAECKILGHSDRCWSPSCGRANPHPSPHPSAPLSTFCKSTSLPRDPLRRDNFYQAQLPKTVGLQSVYEKVLHRDFDRTITLLSPPRPARLPDLQEIGVPLYPAPSTRYLGPQTDAAEKV